A single region of the Synergistaceae bacterium genome encodes:
- a CDS encoding 4Fe-4S binding protein codes for MQYSVKSFLYREEHPGEAYALPSSCKAKEITDACIKCGTCVRNCPVDAIDIDAKTFDTEKCIGCWACINRCPKHAIKSTSKDVAEIMRSFGEASTKRLEPEIFM; via the coding sequence TTGCAGTACAGCGTCAAGTCGTTTTTATACCGCGAGGAACACCCCGGCGAGGCATACGCGCTCCCGTCTTCCTGCAAGGCCAAAGAAATCACAGACGCTTGCATAAAGTGCGGGACATGCGTGAGAAATTGCCCCGTTGACGCGATAGACATTGACGCGAAAACTTTTGACACGGAAAAATGTATAGGCTGCTGGGCATGTATCAACCGCTGCCCGAAACACGCGATAAAGTCAACAAGCAAAGATGTTGCGGAAATAATGCGCTCATTCGGCGAGGCTTCGACAAAGAGGCTTGAGCCGGAAATATTCATGTAG
- a CDS encoding alcohol dehydrogenase catalytic domain-containing protein — protein sequence MATMVQEVMQEPKHIIYRDIEIPEPGPDQVLVKIKKIGICGSDIHVYHGTHPYTSYPITQGHEVSAQVVKVGEFVKKFKPGDRVTLEPQVVCGRCYPCLHGKYNLCESLKVYGFQTTGTGSEYFVADERNVTPIPDELSYSDGAMLEPLAVTIHAAKQFPGVKGCTAVVLGCGPIGILLIQSLKALGAAKVMATDISDGRLELAKQLGADVVVNTKNHDYKQAVLDTFGPDKYDVAYECAGSDITMDQAIQNARKGSTIILVAVFGKKANIDLAKLNDSELDLNTSMMYRHEDFLDGIRFVQEGKVQLKPLRTAHFAFRDWPKAYEYIDSHRESTMKVIVDVDPDEPEEA from the coding sequence ATGGCAACAATGGTACAGGAAGTAATGCAGGAACCTAAGCACATAATCTACAGGGACATCGAAATTCCCGAACCCGGCCCGGATCAGGTTCTCGTCAAAATCAAGAAGATAGGAATCTGCGGTAGCGACATTCACGTTTATCACGGGACTCACCCCTACACGTCGTACCCTATAACGCAGGGGCATGAAGTCTCCGCGCAGGTCGTGAAAGTCGGCGAGTTCGTCAAGAAGTTCAAGCCCGGCGACAGGGTAACGCTTGAGCCTCAAGTCGTCTGCGGAAGGTGCTATCCCTGCCTTCACGGAAAGTACAATCTCTGCGAGAGCCTGAAAGTTTACGGCTTCCAGACGACCGGGACAGGGAGCGAATATTTTGTTGCTGACGAGAGGAACGTTACGCCGATTCCCGATGAGCTGAGTTACTCTGACGGGGCAATGCTTGAGCCTCTCGCGGTTACGATTCATGCGGCAAAGCAGTTCCCCGGCGTGAAGGGCTGCACGGCTGTAGTGTTAGGGTGCGGGCCTATCGGTATACTTCTCATTCAGTCATTGAAGGCACTGGGCGCGGCCAAAGTCATGGCTACGGATATTTCAGACGGAAGACTCGAACTCGCAAAACAGCTCGGTGCTGATGTTGTCGTCAACACGAAAAATCACGACTACAAGCAGGCAGTCCTCGACACATTCGGGCCGGACAAGTATGATGTCGCGTACGAATGCGCCGGGAGCGACATAACGATGGATCAGGCGATTCAGAATGCCCGCAAGGGAAGCACGATAATACTTGTGGCGGTTTTCGGGAAGAAGGCAAATATCGACCTCGCCAAGCTCAACGACTCAGAACTCGACCTCAACACGTCAATGATGTACCGCCATGAAGATTTTCTTGACGGGATTCGCTTTGTGCAGGAAGGGAAAGTACAGCTCAAGCCGTTACGCACCGCGCATTTTGCGTTCAGGGACTGGCCTAAAGCCTATGAGTATATCGACAGCCACAGGGAGTCAACAATGAAGGTTATCGTTGACGTTGACCCGGACGAGCCTGAAGAGGCGTAG